A genomic segment from Apium graveolens cultivar Ventura unplaced genomic scaffold, ASM990537v1 ctg246, whole genome shotgun sequence encodes:
- the LOC141700497 gene encoding alpha-L-arabinofuranosidase 1-like has product MGSSGCTFYALLLGTLIGLCTLNQCCGIGVETNLSAQLFVNASKVSARQIPQNLYGIFFEEINHAGAGGLWAELVSNRGFEAGGQNIPSNIDPWSKIGDDSSIVLSTDRSSCFDRNKIALQMEVLCDSQSPQICPTGGVGIYNPGFWGMNIEQGKKYKLALHVRSLTSVNISASLTDSTGSQTLASANILASDVSSWTKVEVLLEAKETNHNSRLQLTASQKGVIWFDQVSLMPLDTYKGHGFRNDLFKMVADMKPGFIRFPGGCFVEGEWLRNAFRWKETVGPWEERPGHFGDVWNYWTDDGLGHFEFFQLAEDLGAVPIWVFNNGISHQDEVDTSNILPFIQEILDGLEFAKGDANSTWGSVRAAMGHPEPFDLRYVAIGNEDCGKKYYRGNYLKFYNAIKLSYPDIKMISNCDGSSRKLDHPADMYDYHIYSDANNVFSRANAFDRSSRSGPKAFVSEYAVTGKDAGQGSLLASLAEAGFLIGIEKNSDIVEMASYAPLFVNVNDRRWNPDAIVFNSAQAYGTPSYWMQHFFKDSNGATLLNSTLQADSPASLIASAIIWKNMEDDKYYLRLKIVNFGSSTVNLKISVQGLELNSKSSSTSKKTVLTSTNLMDENSFAQPNKVAPVKLDLENADRNMDVALSPHSFTSVDLLTVSTIAPWIEGDDSFFRSSL; this is encoded by the exons ATGGGTTCCAGTGGCTGTACCTTTTACGCTCTCCTGCTTGGCACTCTCATTGGATTGTGTACTTTGAATCAATGTTGTGGGATTGGTGTAGAGACAAACCTGTCTGCACAATTATTTGTAAATGCTTCCAAGGTTTCTGCTAGACAGATACCACAAAATCTCTATGGTATATTCTTTGAG GAGATCAATCATGCTGGGGCTGGTGGCCTGTGGGCAGAACTTGTAAGCAATAGAG GTTTCGAAGCTGGGGGCCAGAACATTCCCTCAAATATTGATCCCTGGTCTAAAATTGGGGATGATTCATCTATAGTTTTATCAACAGACCGCTCCTCATGTTTTGATCGTAATAAAATTGCACTTCAAATGGAGGTACTATGTGACAGCCAAAGTCCTCAGATCTGTCCTACTGGAGGAGTTGGTATATATAATCCTGGATTTTGGGGGATG AATATTGAACAAGGGAAGAAATATAAGCTGGCTCTGCATGTTCGATCCTTAACGTCAGTTAACATATCTGCATCTCTGACCGACTCAACTGGATCACAGACACTGGCTTCAGCTAACATTTT AGCTTCTGATGTTTCAAGTTGGACAAAAGTGGAGGTTTTATTAGAAGCAAAAGAaaccaatcataattcaagaTTGCAGTTGACAGCCAGCCAGAAAGGAGTTATATGGTTTGATCAAGTGTCATTAATGCCACTGGACACATACAAG GGACATGGTTTTCGAAATGATCTTTTCAAAATGGTAGCAGACATGAAACCAGGATTTATCAGATTTCCAG GTGGTTGTTTCGTGGAAGGTGAATGGTTAAGAAATGCTTTTCGCTGGAAAGAAACTGTAGGTCCATGGGAAGAGAGGCCTGGACACTTTGGTGATGTTTGGAACTATTGGACTGATGATGGACTTGGACACTTTGAGTTTTTTCAG CTGGCTGAAGACTTGGGTGCTGTACCGATATGGGTATTTAACAACG GAATTAGCCATCAGGATGAAGTCGATACATCTAACATTTTACCTTTTATTCAA GAAATACTCGACGGTCTTGAGTTTGCTAAAGGTGATGCAAATTCAACTTGGGGTTCTGTCCGAGCTGCAATGGGACATCCAGAACCTTTTGACTTGAGATATGTTGCTATTGGAAACGAGGACTGCGGGAAGAAGTACTACCGCG GAAATTATCTCAAGTTCTACAATGCCATTAAACTCTCTTATCCCGACATTAAAATGATCTCCAACTGTGACGGATCTTCTAGAAAATTGGATCACCCAGCTGATATGTATGATTATCAT ATTTATAGTGATGCAAACAATGTGTTTTCACGGGCTAATGCTTTTGATCGTTCATCACGTAGTGGCCCTAAG GCGTTCGTGAGTGAGTATGCTGTGACCGGAAAAGATGCAGGACAAGGAAGTCTGTTGGCATCACTGGCAGAAGCTGGATTCCTTATTGGGATTGAGAAGAACAG tgatattgttgaaatggCAAGCTATGCTCCCCTGTTCGTTAATGTCAATGATAGGAG GTGGAATCCGGATGCAATTGTCTTTAATTCAGCACAAGCATATGGAACTCCTAGTTACTGGATGCAACACTTTTTTAAAGATTCAAATGGTGCAACCCTTCTAAATTCAACACTTCAAGCTGATTCACCAGCTTCACTTATCGCTTCTGCAATTATTTGGAAAAACATGGAGGATGACAAATACTACTTGAGATTAAAG ATTGTGAACTTTGGAAGCAGCACAGTGAATTTGAAGATATCAGTTCAGGGATTGGAGCTCAACTCAAAATCATCATCTACTTCAAAAAAGACCGTCCTCACATCTACTAATTTGATGGACGAAAATTCTTTTGCACAACCAAATAAG GTGGCGCCTGTGAAACTTGATCTAGAGAATGCAGACAGAAACATGGATGTTGCACTCTCCCCACATTCATTTACTTCAGTTGATTTGTTAACAGTATCAACTATTGCTCCATGGATTGAAGGAGATGATTCTTTCTTTAGATCTTCATTATAA